From one Balaenoptera acutorostrata chromosome 6, mBalAcu1.1, whole genome shotgun sequence genomic stretch:
- the ASB6 gene encoding ankyrin repeat and SOCS box protein 6 isoform X1 — translation MPFLHGFRRIIFEYQPLVDAILGSLGIQDPERQEPLDGPGYVASEESRILVLTELLERKAHSPFYQEGVSNALLKMAELGLTRAADVLLRNGANLNFEDPVTYYTALHIAVLRNQPDMVELLVRHGADINRRDRIHESSPLDLASEEPERLPCLQRLLDLGADVNAADKHGKTALLHALASSDGVQIHNTENIRLLLEGGADVKATTKDGDTVFTCIIFLLGETVGGDKEEAQLINRFCFQVTQLLLAHGADPSECPAHESLTHICLKSFKLHFPLLRFLLESGAAYNCSLHGASCWSGFHIIFERLCSHPGCAEDESHVDLLRKAETVLDLMVTNSHKLQLPENFDIHPVGSLADKIQALHFSLRQLESYPPPLKHLCRVYIRLYLQPWPVDAKVKALPLPDRLKWYLLSEHSGTVEDDI, via the exons ATGCCGTTCCTGCACGGCTTCCGGAGGATTATCTTCGAGTACCAGCCGCTGGTGGATGCGATTCTGGGCTCCTTGGGGATCCAGGACCCCGAGCGGCAGGAGCCGCTGGACGG gCCCGGTTATGTCGCCAGCGAGGAGAGCCGGATCCTTGTTCTCACTGAGCTGCTGGAGAGAAAAGCCCACTCTCCATTTTACCAGGAAGGCGTGAGCAACGCCCTGCTGAAGATGGCCGAGCTGGGGCTGACGCGTGCAGCTGACGTTCTCCTGCGGAATGGGGCCAACCTCAACTTCGAAG ACCCGGTCACCTACTACACGGCGCTGCACATCGCCGTCCTGCGAAACCAGCCTGACATGGTGGAGCTGCTGGTGCGCCACGGGGCCGACATTAACCGCAGGGACCGG ATCCACGAGAGCAGCCCCTTGGACCTGGCCAGCGAGGAGCCGGAGCGCCTGCCCTGCCTGCAGCGCCTCCTGGACCTTGGAGCAGATGTCAACGCGGCCGACAAGCATG gAAAGACTGCTCTGCTCCATGCTTTGGCCAGCAGTGACGGGGTGCAGATCCACAACACTGAGAACATCCGGCTCTTGCTGGAAGGAG GGGCGGATGTCAAGGCTACCACCAAAGACGGGGACACCGTGTTCACCTGCATCATCTTTCTGCTGGGCGAGACGGTGGGAGGTGACAAAGAGGAGGCCCAGTTGATCAACCGCTTCTGTTTCCAAGTAACGCAGCTGCTGCTGGCTCACGGCGCCGACCCCAGCGAGTGCCCGGCCCACGAGTCCCTCACGCACATCTGCCTCAAGAGCTTTAAGCTGCACTTCCCTCTCCTGCGCTTCCTGCTGGAGTCCGGGGCTGCCTATAACTGTTCCCTCCACGGCGCGTCCTGCTGGTCCGGCTTCCACATCATCTTCGAGAGGCTCTGCTCCCACCCAGGCTGCGCGGAGGACGAGAGTCACGTGGACCTGCTGCGCAAAGCTGAGACCGTCCTGGATCTCATGGTGACTAATTCCCACAAACTCCAGCTGCCTGAAAACTTCGATATCCATCCCGTGGGCAGCCTGGCAGACAAGATCCAGGCCCTTCACTTCTCCTTGAGGCAGCTGGAGAGCTACCCCCCACCCCTCAAGCACCTGTGTCGCGTTTACATCCGGCTCTACCTTCAGCCGTGGCCTGTGGATGCGAAGGTCAAGGCCCTACCTCTGCCCGACAGGCTCAAGTGGTACCTCCTCAGTGAGCACAGTGGCACCGTCGAAGACGACATCTGA
- the ASB6 gene encoding ankyrin repeat and SOCS box protein 6 isoform X2 produces the protein MPFLHGFRRIIFEYQPLVDAILGSLGIQDPERQEPLDGPGYVASEESRILVLTELLERKAHSPFYQEGVSNALLKMAELGLTRAADVLLRNGANLNFEGKTALLHALASSDGVQIHNTENIRLLLEGGADVKATTKDGDTVFTCIIFLLGETVGGDKEEAQLINRFCFQVTQLLLAHGADPSECPAHESLTHICLKSFKLHFPLLRFLLESGAAYNCSLHGASCWSGFHIIFERLCSHPGCAEDESHVDLLRKAETVLDLMVTNSHKLQLPENFDIHPVGSLADKIQALHFSLRQLESYPPPLKHLCRVYIRLYLQPWPVDAKVKALPLPDRLKWYLLSEHSGTVEDDI, from the exons ATGCCGTTCCTGCACGGCTTCCGGAGGATTATCTTCGAGTACCAGCCGCTGGTGGATGCGATTCTGGGCTCCTTGGGGATCCAGGACCCCGAGCGGCAGGAGCCGCTGGACGG gCCCGGTTATGTCGCCAGCGAGGAGAGCCGGATCCTTGTTCTCACTGAGCTGCTGGAGAGAAAAGCCCACTCTCCATTTTACCAGGAAGGCGTGAGCAACGCCCTGCTGAAGATGGCCGAGCTGGGGCTGACGCGTGCAGCTGACGTTCTCCTGCGGAATGGGGCCAACCTCAACTTCGAAG gAAAGACTGCTCTGCTCCATGCTTTGGCCAGCAGTGACGGGGTGCAGATCCACAACACTGAGAACATCCGGCTCTTGCTGGAAGGAG GGGCGGATGTCAAGGCTACCACCAAAGACGGGGACACCGTGTTCACCTGCATCATCTTTCTGCTGGGCGAGACGGTGGGAGGTGACAAAGAGGAGGCCCAGTTGATCAACCGCTTCTGTTTCCAAGTAACGCAGCTGCTGCTGGCTCACGGCGCCGACCCCAGCGAGTGCCCGGCCCACGAGTCCCTCACGCACATCTGCCTCAAGAGCTTTAAGCTGCACTTCCCTCTCCTGCGCTTCCTGCTGGAGTCCGGGGCTGCCTATAACTGTTCCCTCCACGGCGCGTCCTGCTGGTCCGGCTTCCACATCATCTTCGAGAGGCTCTGCTCCCACCCAGGCTGCGCGGAGGACGAGAGTCACGTGGACCTGCTGCGCAAAGCTGAGACCGTCCTGGATCTCATGGTGACTAATTCCCACAAACTCCAGCTGCCTGAAAACTTCGATATCCATCCCGTGGGCAGCCTGGCAGACAAGATCCAGGCCCTTCACTTCTCCTTGAGGCAGCTGGAGAGCTACCCCCCACCCCTCAAGCACCTGTGTCGCGTTTACATCCGGCTCTACCTTCAGCCGTGGCCTGTGGATGCGAAGGTCAAGGCCCTACCTCTGCCCGACAGGCTCAAGTGGTACCTCCTCAGTGAGCACAGTGGCACCGTCGAAGACGACATCTGA